One stretch of Anabas testudineus chromosome 24, fAnaTes1.2, whole genome shotgun sequence DNA includes these proteins:
- the lrp11 gene encoding low-density lipoprotein receptor-related protein 11, with protein MALLQHPRLLLACVALSLAVSSVGARSSPISDLKSKISGVEELLEEFRKQLQQDQASRAGDVIDSCVGDFSAVGERIIRAKASIEQGAAFLLAPDRVYTWKDCLHACCSHPHCTVAVVQEDLRQPGDGLGCYLFNCTYRSKNVCSFAPQQGFSTYSWAPNATQGHPPVSPSGSATRLGEGDVDETQDTDEPPRSDAGQDVVIQLPTDWAVLDGRDSVDDHGINRYEWTLVKGDTTINMKATHPGLLKISGLQEGVYTFQMTVTDTAGQKSSDNVSVTVLAPKHQAEVCTGHCSNYQFKCDDGCCIDITYACDGKQHCPDRSDEDFCPNFDSSRKSVTHPVDLPSPHRPVVQTEEAEDSSMLQSGPRKTLQNIIPLQERTKTAPPQSPGQQEASVSQDPCAAAPVVGPCKGTFPRWYYDQNAGQCKHFLYGGCQGNHNNFLQESDCVSECIQKSPVFKPATVAPPVTKQTEIAAPKVSQSQVQSDTPISKPFPVMGGHPVPESGAILPLALGLIITALLLLMIGCRLRLVRHKLKKARPLTTEESDYLINGMYL; from the exons ATGGCTCTGCTGCAGCATCCCCGGCTGCTGCTCGCCTGTGTCGCGCTGTCGCTCGCAGTGTCCAGTGTCGGCGCTCGGTCGTCGCCGATATCGGACTTAAAATCCAAAATATCAGGGGTGGAGGAGCTGTTGGAGGAATTCCGCAAGCAGCTCCAACAGGACCAGGCGTCCAGGGCTGGCGATGTGATTGACTCTTGCGTGGGCGACTTCAGCGCCGTAGGGGAGCGCATCATCCGCGCCAAGGCCTCCATCGAGCAGGGGGCCGCCTTCCTCCTGGCCCCGGACAGGGTGTACACCTGGAAGGACTGCCTGCACGCCTGCTGCTCCCACCCTCACTGCACGGTGGCGGTGGTCCAGGAGGACCTGAGGCAGCCCGGGGACGGTCTCGGCTGTTACCTGTTCAACTGCACCTACAGGAGTAAAAATGTCTGCTCCTTCGCTCCTCAGCAGGGATTCAGCACCTACAGCTGGGCCCCCAACGCCACGCAGGGACACCCCCCTGTTTCTCCCAGCGGTTCAGCCACAAGGCTCGGAGAGGGTGATGTGGATGAGACACAAG ACACAGACGAGCCTCCTCGCAGTGACGCTGGACAGGATGTGGTGATCCAGCTGCCCACAGACTGGGCCGTCCTGGACGGTCGGGACAGTGTGGACGACCACGGGATCAACCGCTACGAATGGACTCTCGTCAAGGGAGATACAACCATCAACATGAAG GCGACCCACCCAGGGCTGTTAAAAATCAGCGGCCTCCAGGAGGGTGTGTACACCTTCCAGATGACTGTCACTGACACTGCAGGCCAGAAGAGCTCCGACAACgtttctgtgactgtgttgGCCCCGAAACACCAAGCAGAAG TGTGCACGGGTCACTGTTCAAACTACCAGTTCAAGTGCGATGACGGCTGCTGTATTGACATCACATACGCCTGTGATGGGAAGCAACACTGTCCCGACCGCTCTGATGAAGATTTCTGCCCAAACT TTGACAGCAGCCGGAAGTCAGTGACCCACCCTGTCGACCTACCCAGCCCTCACAGACCTGTAGTCCAGACAGAGGAGGCTGAGGACAGCTCCATGCTGCAGTCTGGGCCTAGAAAGACCCTGCAGAACATTATACCACTGCAGGAGAGGACAAAGACTGCTCCTCCACAAAGTCCAGGTCAACAAGAGGCTTCAGTGAGTCAAG ATCCATGCGCTGCAGCTCCAGTCGTAGGACCCTGTAAAGGCACCTTTCCACGCTGGTACTATGATCAAAACGCCGGCCAGTGCAAACACTTCCTGTATGGGGGTTGCCAGGGCAACCACAACAACTTCCTCCAGGAGTCTGACTGTGTCAGTGAATGTATACAAAAAA GTCCAGTTTTCAAACCTGCAACTGTGGCCCCTCCCGTCACCAAACAGACTGAAATAG cTGCTCCTAAAGTCTCCCAGAGCCAAGTGCAGAGTGACACCCCCATCTCCAAACCATTTCCAGTGATGGGGGGGCATCCAGTCCCAGAGTCAG GTGCCATCCTTCCTCTTGCACTCGGTCTTATCATCACCGCTCTCCTGCTGCTCATGATTGGCTGTCGTCTGAGACTTGTTCGTCACAAGCTGAAGAAAGCTCGACCCCTCACCACAGAGGAGTCGGATTACCTCATCAACGGCATGTACCTGTAG